From one Trifolium pratense cultivar HEN17-A07 linkage group LG1, ARS_RC_1.1, whole genome shotgun sequence genomic stretch:
- the LOC123913406 gene encoding probable receptor-like protein kinase At2g42960 produces the protein MEELSRATDNFSPLRIVGDGSFGMVYKAQLSTGVFVAVKKLSPDAFQGFREFAAEMETLSKLFHRNIVKILGYWASGPERLLVYEYIEKGNLDQWLHEPSSPTQPNDDVLSTDIIRSPLSWETRVNIIRGVAHGLCYLHGLQKPIIHRDIKASNVLLDSEFQAHIADFGLARRMDKSHSHVSTQVAGTIGYMPPEYRDGSNVANQKVDVYSFGVLMIETVSGHRPNLAVKLEGNDIGLVNWARKMKERNTEMEMLDVNIPREGLKEESVREYVHIACMCTGELQKDRPEMPEVVKLLDSMPL, from the coding sequence ATGGAAGAACTCTCCCGTGCTACAGATAACTTCTCCCCGCTCCGCATCGTCGGTGATGGAAGTTTCGGTATGGTTTACAAAGCTCAACTCTCCACCGGCGTCTTCGTCGCCGTGAAAAAACTCTCCCCCGACGCCTTCCAAGGATTTCGCGAATTCGCGGCGGAGATGGAGACACTAAGCAAGCTTTTCCACCGTAACATCGTTAAAATCCTCGGTTATTGGGCTTCTGGACCTGAACGGTTACTCGTTTACGAGTATATCGAAAAAGGAAACCTCGATCAATGGCTTCACGAACCTTCTTCTCCGACGCAACCAAACGACGACGTTTTGTCCACTGATATTATTCGTTCTCCTTTGTCTTGGGAAACAAGAGTCAACATAATTCGTGGTGTTGCTCATGGGCTTTGTTATTTACATGGGCTTCAGAAGCCCATTATTCATAGAGATATCAAAGCTAGCAATGTCTTATTGGACTCTGAATTTCAGGCCCATATTGCTGATTTTGGGCTCGCACGTAGGATGGATAAATCGCATTCGCATGTGTCAACGCAGGTCGCGGGTACTATCGGTTACATGCCACCGGAGTATCGAGATGGGTCTAATGTAGCAAACCAGAAAGTTGATGTTTATAGTTTTGGAGTCTTGATGATCGAAACTGTATCGGGCCATAGGCCCAATTTGGCTGTGAAATTGGAGGGAAATGATATTGGGCTTGTTAATTGGGCCAGGAAGATGAAGGAAAGGAACACTGAGATGGAGATGCTAGATGTAAATATTCCAAGAGAAGGGTTGAAGGAGGAGAGTGTTAGGGAGTATGTACACATTGCTTGTATGTGCACTGGTGAGTTACAGAAAGATAGGCCTGAAATGCCAGAGGTTGTCAAATTATTGGACTCAATGCCCCTATGA